From Pangasianodon hypophthalmus isolate fPanHyp1 chromosome 10, fPanHyp1.pri, whole genome shotgun sequence:
CCTATATTGAAGATTATTTTAACatagggatatatatatatttttttcaacagaACTCTATACGACACAACCTATCACTCCACAGTCGTTTTGTCAGAGTGCAAAATGAAGGGACAGGCAAGAGTTCGTGGTGGATGGTCAACCCAGATGGTGGGAAAGGTGGCAAAGTACCCCGAAGACGTGCTGTTTCCATGGACAATAGCAACAAGCTAATTAAGAGTGCCCGTGGCCGTGCTGCTAAGAAGAAAGCTGCTCTTCAGGCTACTCAGGATGGAAGCTCGGAGAGCTCCTCCAGTCTGTCCAAATGGACTGGGAGTCCCACGTCCCGCAGCAGTGATGAGCTAGATGCCTGGACAGACTTCCGCTCCCGCACTAATTCCAATGCCAGCACCATAAGTGGCCGACTGTCTCCTATCCTGGCCAACTTGGAAGTGGACGAGGTTGCTGATGATGACTCTCCCCTCTCTCCCATGTTGTACTCTAGTCCCAGCAGCATGTCTCCTTCCACTGGCCTGACTGAGCTGCCCCGCCTTGCTGACCTTGCGGGTACTATGAATCTCAATGATGGCCTCTCAGACAACCTAATGGATGACTTGCTTGATAACATCAGTTTAACAGCTTCACAGTCTCCAGGCCAAGATGATAATAGTGCCAGTGAACAAGGAAGCCCCGTGTTTACCTTCAGCTGCTCTGGCAGCAGTCTTGGGGTTCCCAACTCCATGTTTAGCCCATTGTCCGTCACCAGCCTGCGCCAGTCCCCCATGCAAACAATTCAGGAGAACAAGCAGGCCACCTTTACTTGTGGTTCCCACTTCAGGAAGCAGAGTTTACAGGATATGCTCAGCTCTGAGCCTCATAACCACAGTGATGTCCTACTGACCCAGTCTGACCCATTGATGTCACAAGCCAGTGCCTCCATCTCCTCTCAGAGCTCCCGTCGCAGTGGACAAGCTGGTCCTGGGGGGCAAGTGGGACTCAAGAAGGTCTCACTGTCTGGATGGCGAGTGAATGGGGTCTTGGGGTCAACAAGTGAGTCAGACTACCAAAGCCTGATTAAACAGCATCTTCAACAGTCTCCGTCCAGGAGCACATCTATGCAGCTCAGCTCCTCTGATTCCTTGTTGTCAGGTCTCAATGGTATCATGCCCTGTGTACAGTCATCAACTCAGGATCGATTCTCCACTGATCTTGATCTTGAAGATTTCAGCGGTAACCTTGATTGTGACATGGACACCATCATGCGGAATGACCTGATGGACGCAGATGACTTGGAGTTCAGCTTTGATTCTCATCTCTTTTTCCATCAAAATGCGAATCTGAATTCAGGGAGTATGTCAAATACCAAACAAACCTCATCCCAAAGCTGGGTACCAAGCTGATCAGCTCAGCACATGGAATGTAGTGATGGGGCAGAACAAAGCTTTATCAACTGTCCCAACTTTTTAAACAAAGTCCTGCGTAAAGGACATGTATAATAATCTGACAACTACAGATTAGTCAGCTGAATTAAATTTACTAACACTTTTGATGATTTAATGGTTTTGTCAACAAAAGTGGTGAATTGTGATGAACATAGGCTTGTATATGATGAATTTCATGAAATTGATTTTGTGGTTTGACAACAAGGTTGAAGGTCTGAAAGGACTGAACTAAAGAAAACTAATGAAGCTGGAAAGGATTTTGATGgtttttttagttaataaaaatgaagtcCCTTAATCCCTTAATCTACTCAAAAAACTAGGCCTAGACAAGTACTTCACTGTTCCATTTAGATTATGTGTAACCATAGTTTAGAAGGTGATGTTCATATTGCTGGTACTCACATCGATAGAAATACATGAATTCTGCCAATCTAGTAATCATTTAATAGACCATTTAGTTGGCCTGTTTACACCATAGACTAGAGAATGGTACTGTTTTTGTCTTCAGAATTGACATGGGAATGTCTTGTGCAGCCTTTGTATTAATCTTGTAAACCAGAAAAAGGGAAGAACATGAATTGTGTGATGTATCCATTACTCCTTTCACAGAACAGTGAAATAAGACCAGCTAATGAGCTATtaaatgtgatgtttaaaaATCCTTTCTGTTCCTTCTCTGGTGCAAGGCATTAATGCTCTTTTAAACTGTCAAGGGGTGCATTTTATTGAGTACTTGATCCTACCAACTGTTCTGTCACCTCCATCCTGACTTCACCTGACAGACTGAACATCTTAAAGTAGTTTTCTGTGATGTGTACACTAAAATGTTTAGCATATTTATTCTAGAGGTAAGAAACTTTACAAATACTTACAGAATATTAGAACATGAATTGCCACTACATTTTTGTGTATAGTTGGAAAACCACCATTTATAAGCTTTTAGGGCTACAATGGCACACTTTTAGCCTTTGTACATATCTGCACACTCCGTGGTGCTCTGAAGAGCATTGTTTTTGCTCTTATGGCAATATGCAGCAAGGATCTTCACTTTGCATGCAAGAAGCAGACCCATTTTAGTATTATAGCTGCAATCAATGTAAGTTAGTTTGCTTACATGGACTGTATTTTACCTAGTTTGTTGAACATGCAAAGTAAATTAGCTGACCAACAGTGAGCCTACTATTTTGTATGTTTAGTAGTGGTGCCATTCATAGACCCTTATCACTTCGCAGACTTGCAAGTGTTGCTTTATCATGGTTGAATTCAATTTTGTACCCAGAACTTCAACATCTCAAGCACCAATGTGCAATCTTTTTATGAGTAATGTTGAGTTAGGGTGGTCTTCATTGTTTACATAAATCCATTGTGCTAATAAAACCAAGAGTATTGTACATTGATGTCCTGATAAtgggatatttatttaaaaaaaaatttcacttgGAAAATGTATCCTGATTTCATGGTATTGTTAAGGTATCAGTAGGAAATGCAGTTGAATGCAAATGAGTTGAGTGAACAGTTTTATGTTTCACATGCCCTATATACCGTGACTGGCTATATTGAACCTATTTACCAACAGCAGAGTTGAGTGTTTGCTAGAATAGCAATGTGCATTGGATAATTTAGGTAGTAGATTGGGATGGGATAGTGCATGTAAATAAagctttgcacagtactatgaTTGTCTTGGGTCCTTGTTGTTCTTTTGGTAATTAAAGACTTTAATTATTAAAGGAAAGCCTGTTTTCTTGTGGAAGTTCTACAGTTCTACACCACCTCCTGATGAACCTGATTCAACTTAATAATATGTAACAGAAAACACTGTGCAAAAAGAAGCCTGATGAGATACagaattaaaatatatgaacAATTTTCTTGTGTATGTCACCACAATTACACATGCTAATATTGTACAGAAGCTTATCGCAAACACacttttcatttgtaaatacagctgaatatttattgtttgatttttaattcGCTTCACTGGCCAATACCAAGGGTGCTTAATAAAGGCTTTATGACCACAATGATCCCTATGATGGTATCTATTTTATCTCGCTGGCCAATACTGTCTGTAGTTAATATATGATCATAAGCTGGTATGCATAGTTACAAACGTCTCCTGAGATTGGCACAAGTAAACATAGTGAgctgttttgtttggtttgacATTTAGAGTTATTCTCAGATTACTTCTTACATTTGCCAGAATTTAAGGAAGTCAATATCAGTATTTGTACACGGTTAAAATGGATTTATAAGGTAGAATAATGGTCAAATTGAAAGAAGGTTGAACCAAAATTTACAATTGGGTGAATTGTGtaaacatacattacatactactactactactactactagtaccactaataataataataataataataataatatgatgacCTTGTTTAGTACACTTATCTCTACCCCAGTCACACCAGATTTAACAGACACTAATGTAGTGGCTTCAAGGTATTTAAGTTGTGTACTTCATGAAGGAAGCCATGGGATCACACAGGTCATCTGAGCTCTATCTGAGTTGCTTTTTCAGTTTGCTAACTTCAATTGCAGTTGTGATCAtctgaaatagatttttttttccagggcAGTTGAGATCTGGCTCTCTGGTTGTAAAGGAGACATACTCCTGCAAAGGGGATGATCACAACAATCCTTGTCTTCTTTTCTGCAATACAGTGTATCCTGTTGCCACCGCAACCCCCACCAGGAAAATcggaaggaaaatgaatgaatgaatgaatgtagcgCAGTATTATTCATTACAGAAGCACACAGCACTCGCTCGTAAACACTGTTCTATTGTACTCTGCTGTTTAACGCATGTGTGGTTATTTGACAATCCTCTTGGGAGGAAAATAATGTCTCCACTCCTAGTGACAGGAGATACAATGCGTTCTATATGTCCTTGTGCGCTGATTGGTCAGCGCCTCAGTCATGAGTTCTCATTGGATAGAAGCGACCTTTGCTGTGAACCAATCAGCTGGTCTGTATCCAAGTGAATTTGGACTGTGGAGCTATTTAAGGCCACATTGGAGGGAAAatgtctgatgtttgatttaaaTCATCAGAAAGTTCTTGTACTATATAATCCGTCACAAGTCAACAAGATAGAAAGAATggacatatctatctatctgtttattgcATGTGTTGATTTATGATGTATGTCGTATATGTGAAatgactattaaaaaaaaacaactaaaatgtaacaacaacaacaacaacaacaaaactgtAGGCTactttacatttgtaaataatgGATATTCGTAAACATATAAAGAAACACCCAAACTACAGTAAGGCTATATACTCTAGTGACCTACATTTTATGCCACAATCTTGATTTATAATCTTGTGGACGTTAACTGGTTATATGTTATGATCAATTCACAGtcaattaattataatttgaaacatttaattaatgtaaatgtacttaTATTTGCACTGCAGACCAATAAACAGTGTTTGTACTGATTATAAGACGCAGGTCTACTGCTATTGAAGTCTTCCTAATTCATGTCTGCTTCAGTAAAGTGAATGACGTGGGACTGAGGGAGTAACAGAACAGATATGGACATGTTTCTATCGCCATCTGCTGGTCAAAAACAGTAAAGCAATTCCCAAGCgtctcttatttttttctgagcCAGAGGAGAGAACTCATAAACAATTAAAAgcgttttttaaattaatttatttattctactTACCCTATAATCATATTTCAGTGAGTATACTCATATTTTTGTTATCAATTTCAATGACTGTAACAATTTTTATGTAGGAATCCTGTCGTTTTTGGGGGATTCCATTCCATAGGAAGTCAGCAGATATTTATAAggtaaaatactgtataaaatatagGCCAAATGTAAATACAGGCTAAAAATGAGTAGTGTGAAGCAGCGAAAGAAAAAACAGGTGCATTTCTATACACACCAATGTGTTATCACTAATTTtaggagatgatgatgatgattgatgatgatgatgaagggaAATGTCATCAGCTCCAGGGAGTATtgagattattttatattaaaatatatccTGTAGtccagaaaagacaaaaaacaaacaacaaacaggaATGGAAGAGGGGTAGGGAAAgctatttttatgcaaattattatatGCTTTTGTTGTTTTCCCCCAGAAAACACAGTTAAAGCAATTCATGAACCTCTTTATGATAACAGCATCATTACCAGCTGcattaaaactataaaataatacaaaataatgtaaatataccctgcattttaatgaatatcAGGAATATGGTTCTGATAAATAAATCTGATGatacatgaaataaattatatttatatttatattattggaTAAGTCTTTTGAATCTGCACTGTGCTTTTGTTTACAGTCTGCCTTGGGGTTTTACCCCACCATGAGTCTGCTCTGCCTCAGATaaccctgattttttttttcttttggactgTTTGACTTTGATTTTGCAACTATTTTCACTCTGCACTTGGATCCAACCCTGTCTCTGGACATTGGTACCACCATTCAGTTCACATGACCAGTTAGGTAGGCTGAGTATAACAACTAAATAAGAACTAGGAGTAACAACTTTGCAGTGGTTATAGCGAACACCACTGCTATttcataaaagtaaaataataatagaattcCAGACACACTGGCTATATGTCATGTCCTAGGATTTCGAGAACCACCACCTTACATAAAAGTAACTCTTATGTTAGATTAAATGCACTTGAAGGGAATTTTACTTGGACATTCTAGACATTTCAGCCTCATCCAAGGCAACAAGCGTTGTCAGCAGATGGAAAGACTGAGATGCTCATGATGTTCAAAACACTGCAGGACAAGGAGCAGAAGAGACtcattagcatttttatttcccATTAGAACAGTATTTAACTTTAATATATCCTcagtgatattttatttctacCAGTATAGGTTTCCACATTCTAGATGTATACAACATTTGCCATGAAAACATGTACGTGTTTGTGTTGCAGGCTTGTTGCCAAACTCTTCAGCACACCCATCAGCTCTCCATGACTTTTATCTAGAGAGCATGGCTTCCACAGGGAACCCCAAAAGTTCCCTCTTATGCTCACTGCTGATTGAGGAGGATCAGAAATGATCAGTAATAAAATGGAATTTCACTCACTGTGATGTGCAGCCAGCGAGCAGCTTCAACTTGTTCTGTTCTGTGAACTATTGGACATTCCGCAGCAGATTGACACTCCATGGGAGCCTGGCAGCCCAGAGCTAGTAGGACCACTTCAGCTGCTCAGAAACATGCTCATCCGGGAGTTCGAAATGGTAGTATGCTGTATGATCAGGTATGTGTTTGGTTATATTTGGTGCTACAAAACTCTGATTTAAGTTGGTACATTTGGTACACAGTGATGAGCAACAGCCTCAGATGAGAAGTCTGTCAGTTTCCTCTGCTTCAGCCAGTCTTGTCTAGAGGCAACTGAGCTGTTCAAGTACTTCAGACTCAGTTACAAAAATGCAAGACCTGGTTCCCCAGTGGTGCAATGGTCTAGACATTCACCCAGTTGTTGGATGACTGAAAGTTTGTATCCCAACAATTCCAGACAATTCAAATTCCAGACGGAGAGTCCAGTAGAGTATAATTATCCCTGCTCTATTGGTGGGAAGGACAGCCTTTTTCTTTCCCCTGTTGATTAGCATGGCACTAGCCAATCACCAAGAAATGTCAGTTAGTGCTCTCTTCCAAGCACATTCAGCTGCCTATAATGCTGCTTGagaagcagtttgaaaagatgtgctGGTTGGCTTTTCCTGTTTCTGAGCAAGCATGCATTAGCTTTCACCATTCCAGATTGATAGCTGTAATGCGACACCTGTAGATTTCTGCATACAGCTAATGTTACTGATGGAATCTCATAAAGTACTTcagttcctgttaaagtcctcCAATTTACATTACCAGTGTGTGGAGAATACGGGCTCATGTTACAGTGATTCTCTGATCAGGATGGAGGCTAACAGGGCAATGCTGGGTGTTTCTCTGCTtcataaagacagagagattcAGGTTCTCTACAGACTTGCAAATTACaatatcttttcttttcttgtttattaattgctaaccacatcttttcaaagtGCTGCTCATACTGCATAAGACAATCAGTGGAAAGCACTATGCACCCCCTTCCACATGCATgaactcacagacacccacgattggctagtgtcacccTGATTGATAGGTGATATAGGTAATTGATAGAGTATTCATTCCACagctcttggactcctggctaTGGATGGCTGTGGTATCATGAGGATTCAAACTCTCAAGCTCTGGATGATCAGGCAAACACTTTgctgttgtgccacttgggagccagatgatttttttttaatgcttcagGGCTCCACCACCTTGTGTTCAGAATCTAGACACAAGATAAACATGACAAGTATAAAAGCTTGTTTAAGATCAACCCAATAAGGTTGTCAGTTTTGCTTAAATACATTGTTTCTATCTATTGAGCTGTGGAAAACATGAATAACATGGAAGATCATTGTGCAGCCAACAATCACATTCACTCTGTTGACAAGCAGAGGGATTTCTCACTGCTGTGGAAGCTGGTAGTCTTTAGAGAACACTGGGAAGGAACCAACTAGAGCTTGAATAAACAAATCCTGCTTTGTTCAAGTTTTCCCATCTCTACGGTTTTGTTTGGAAACATTTCAACCAATACTTCTTTTCTTCTCATAATCAGACATGTGTAATAGAAATGCATGTGTTTAATTTGATGTATGATGATTATTCATGTTGACTTGTAGTAGGATGGAGATTTATTACCTGAGTATGAGAGCTGTGGCTCAGCAGATGGGGAAGAAACAGGAGTATGAGGCTTTGCTGGCGGACAACCAGCACAACCAAGCTGTTCAACCCCCTCTAGGAGCCATGGATTTTGACGTCAAGAAATGGCAGCTAGACACATTTCTTGTTTACTATGTTGTGGTACTGTTACTAATTCACTTtcatataattcatataattttttCATCATCGTTTTCTGACcgtcagtttttttgttttgtttccatttttctttaaactgATTGTGAGTAGGATGGTATTGCGTACATGTCCTGATCTGTTTGTTTATGCGGAGCAGCTGCTCAGGCTGTTGGAGAGCACAAAAAGGACAGATCTGATCAGTGGAGGATAAACAGGGAAACGAGTGTGGTGATGTCAGAGCAAGCCCAGCATGACATGGCCCTCCCCACAGGTACACCACACACTGTTGTACTGAGCAGACTCATCAGAAAGCAATGCCCACTGCGGGAGGCTGGGAACTGAGCCTGGCTTTCACAGAAAGGAGCAGTCTAAACTTTAAGGGTGTACATCCAGAAGCATGAAGTCAAGGGCTTAAATGTCCATATGCTACATGGATTGATTTCTCTGTATGTTCAGAATCTGGACACAAGATAAACATGACAATTATAAAagattgtttattattaacttgACAACTTCTTATTTGTGCTTAAATACATTGTTGGGGACGGGGGGCAACTTCATCTAGTGGTGTGGAAAAGAGAATGAAGGacacatacaaaacacacaaatatatattaatgttaatataacACTAAATGGAAAAACTAAAAATGGACAATGAATAATAAGTCATTTTTAATGTCTAGGAGCTTAGAGGTAGCACATCATTaatatatgatgatgatgatgatgatgatgatgatgcagggGTTCCCGCAGATGATGTTCCCCATGGTCCACCTGCAGGAGTGTATGACTGACCCTGGCTGTGCTATGATGAGTAGTGAGTGCAGTAGCTTCCTGCTTTACTTCCAGTTCTACAAGCACCTACTACAACAGCAGGGCAAACTGCTCTATCAAGTATTCTCCTCATCTCAGCACTCATTCTGTGCTCTGTCTACAGAGATCCTCTAAATAATGTTTAGCTAATTGTCAAGAACATAAAGAAGTTTGAAACTACAGTTGCAATCAAACAATTGCTACAATAAGATATACAGTGGGCCAGCATACAGACCCCCAATAATTCAAAGAAAGACCAGTAATTGGATGTATTGGATGAATAATTGGAACCAACTCTCTAGTAACTTTCCTCTCCTTCAGGTACTCacagtttcatttatttttatcaagCTGCACcttctatatatgtatatgtttctATTTCTATATCTGCAGGATATTACGACACTGTCCTCTAGCAGAGATAGTAgcagaaatacactatatggccaaaagtatgtggacacctgaccacataCGTCACTCTCCATCCCACGTCGTCTAAATCGCTTCTGTTTTGTGCCGTAGAAACAACATAACTTGTTCCCATCTTTAGACATTAGCTATGTTTCGACACGAGAACGATTGGAGAGCTACGCAGTACTGATCGCACAACTGTGCTCTCGCGATACTTTGGTGTATAGTTATGTTGTTTCTTTCTACGGCACAAAACAAAGCGGAGAGTGACGTCAGCGCTCCCGAAAACGTTCTTCTTGTGTCTCATGAAGGGAAGTTACACCGTTTGTTTTAAGGGCTCAAACCGGAACAAATCGAACACACAGCCAGTTTGGAGCGATTTGGACGACATGGAGTAGAGAATGACGTCACGGCACCTGAAGGAAGGTTAgttgtttgttatatt
This genomic window contains:
- the foxo3a gene encoding forkhead box protein O3a, with the protein product MAQASGEEKTPPTGDVDIDPDFEPQKRPRSCTWPLPRPECSTGKPEPTEADIIPEEEDDDDESGPDRRVDSTNTHTGQQTSYTLAKQSHNCDPPGPALNPTCNDKDSDGSGSPSTSQALAAAATDSGITTLPVQQPRKSSARRNAWGNYSYADLITQAIESSPEKRLTLAQIYDWMVRSVPYFKDKGDSNSSAGWKNSIRHNLSLHSRFVRVQNEGTGKSSWWMVNPDGGKGGKVPRRRAVSMDNSNKLIKSARGRAAKKKAALQATQDGSSESSSSLSKWTGSPTSRSSDELDAWTDFRSRTNSNASTISGRLSPILANLEVDEVADDDSPLSPMLYSSPSSMSPSTGLTELPRLADLAGTMNLNDGLSDNLMDDLLDNISLTASQSPGQDDNSASEQGSPVFTFSCSGSSLGVPNSMFSPLSVTSLRQSPMQTIQENKQATFTCGSHFRKQSLQDMLSSEPHNHSDVLLTQSDPLMSQASASISSQSSRRSGQAGPGGQVGLKKVSLSGWRVNGVLGSTSESDYQSLIKQHLQQSPSRSTSMQLSSSDSLLSGLNGIMPCVQSSTQDRFSTDLDLEDFSGNLDCDMDTIMRNDLMDADDLEFSFDSHLFFHQNANLNSGSMSNTKQTSSQSWVPS
- the si:ch73-242m19.1 gene encoding uncharacterized protein si:ch73-242m19.1, which gives rise to MLIREFEMVVCCMISRMEIYYLSMRAVAQQMGKKQEYEALLADNQHNQAVQPPLGAMDFDVKKWQLDTFLVYYVVLLRLLESTKRTDLISGG